The DNA window ATACCGGCCCCTGTCGGCTGTTCGTCAAACTGGAGAATCAAAACCCCGGCGGTTCGATCAAGGACCGCGTGGCACTATCGATGATCGAACAGGCGGAGCGTGACGGCAGCCTGCAGCCAGGCGGCACCATCATTGAAGCCACCGCCGGCAATACCGGCCTGGGGCTGGCGCTGGTGGCCGCCCTGAAGGGATATAAACTGCTGCTGGTGGTGCCGGACAAAATGAGCCGGGAGAAGATTTTCCATTTGCGTGCGCTGGGTGTGGAAGTTTTGCTGACCCGTTCCGACGTGGGCAAGGGCCACCCGGCTTACTATCAGGACTACGCCAAACGCCTGGCGAGTGAGATACCCGGCGCGTTCTATATCGATCAGTTTAACAATCCTGCCAATCCGGCGGCCCATTCCCGCACCACCGCCCCGGAACTGTGGCAACAGATGGAGCATCAGGTGGATGCTATCGTGGTCGGTGTCGGCTCCGGTGGCACGCTGGGCGGTCTTAGCCACTATTTTGCCGAAGTATCGCCGCAGACCGAATTTGTGCTGGCTGACCCGGCCGGTTCAATCCTGGCGGATTATCTCGATAACGGCCAGATAGGCGAGGCCGGCAGTTGGCTGGTGGAAGGCATAGGTGAGGATTTCGTCCCACCGTTAAGCGATTTCAACCAGGTGCGCAACGCCTACCGCATCGGTGATGCCGAGGCCTTTACCACCGCACGCGACCTGCTGCGTAAAGAAGGCGTGCTGGCCGGCTCGTCTACCGGCACCCTGTTGGCCGCCGCGCTGCGCTATTGCCAGGCGCAGACGGAACCGAAACGGGTGGTCACCTTCGTGTGCGACAGCGGCAACAAGTACCTGTCTAAAATGTATAACGATCACTGGATGCTGGAACAGGACCTGTTGAGTAAACCACAGCATGGCGATCTACGCGATCTGATCGCCTACCGCCATGACGAGGGCGCGGCAGTGTCGGTGGCATCGGAAGACACTCTGGCGATCGTCCATGCCCGCATGCGGCTGTATGACATTTCACAGTTGCCGGTGCTGGAGGGCGATCGGGTGATCGGTCTGATCGACGAGTGGGATCTGCTGAATGCCGTGCAGGCCGACGCCAAACATTTCAGCCTGCCGGCCTCCCACGCAATGACCCATTCGGTCAAAACCTTGCAAAAGGAAGCCAGCTATCAGGATTTGCTCGCCACCTTCAACCATGGCCACGTGGCGGTGGTGCTTGACGGCGAGCGTTTCCTCGGTCTGATTACCCGCACAGACGTACTTAACGCCTGGCGCCAAAAATTACGTTAATAAGGATGATTGTATGGCCAAGTTTGATACGTTGACCGTTCACGCCGGTTATACCCCGGACGCTACCGGCGCAGTGATGCCGGCCATTTATGCCACCTCCACCTATGCCCAACCGGCACCGGGGGAACATACCGGCTATGAATATTCGCGCAGCGCCAACCCAACACGCACTGCGTTGGAGAGCGCCATCGCCGAACTGGAAAGCGGCAGCCGCGGCTACGCTTTCGCTTCTGGTCTGGCGGCCTGCTCGACGGTGCTGGAGCTGCTCGATCAGGGCAGCCACCTGGTGGCGGTTGACGATCTGTACGGCGGGACCTATCGCCTGCTGGAAAAGGTACGTAGCCGCACCGCCGGATTGCGGGTTACCTATGTTTCACCGGCGGACATTGCCGCACTGGAGCAGGCGATCGAACCGGATACCAAAATGATCTGGGTGGAAACGCCGACCAATCCGCTGTTGAAGCTGGCGGATCTTGGCGCCATCGCGGCGATCGCCAAAAAACACGATTTAATCAGCGTGGCGGACAACACCTTCGCCTCACCTTATATTCAACGTCCGCTGGAACTCGGCTTTGACGTGGTGGTGCATTCCGCCACCAAATACCTCAATGGCCATTCCGACGTGGTGGCCGGTGTGGCCGCGGTAGGGAGTAACCCGGAACTGGCCGAACAGCTGGGCTTCCTGCAAAACGCGGTAGGTGGCATTCTCGATCCGTTCAGCAGCTTCCTGACGTTGCGCGGTATCCGCACGCTGGCGCTGCGCATGGAGCGTCACAGTAATAGCGCCTTGCGCATCGCCCAGTGGCTGGAAAGCCAACCGCAGGTTGAAGAAGTCTACTATCCGGGCCTGCCGAGCCATCCGCAACACGCGCTGGCGGCGAAGCAGATGAGCAGTTTCGGCGGCATGATTTCGGTGCGCCTGAAAGGTGACGATGCCTTTGCCCGTCGGGTGATCAAGCGTTCAAAACTGTTCACCCTGGCAGAAAGCCTGGGCGGCGTGGAAAGCCTGATTAGCCAACCGTTCAGCATGACCCATGCGTCGATCCCGCTGGAGCAGCGGCTAAAAACCGGCATCACGCCACAGTTACTGCGCCTGTCGGTAGGCATTGAGGATGCGGATGATCTGATCGCCGATCTGCAGCAGGCGCTGGCGGAGTAATCGCAGCCCTGATGTAAAACCGTAGGGGTCGAACATGTTCGACCCAATTTAACCCATTGGGCGCTGCATGCGGCGCCCCTACCATTAGGCGACAACGTCCTGGTAATAGCGCTGCGCCACGTCGGGATGAGAGCGGATGCGTCCTTTCAGGTAGTTAAAGCCCACGTCACGCAACAGTGGATTATGCGGATCGCTGGCTGGACCACGCGCCTCGGCCGCCAAATGCGCAGGGAGCTGATACAGCGGCACCACGGCGTCCAGCCGTGCCCCGAGGAAGAAGGCAATCGACAGGCGCTCGCTGCCCGCCGGCGGTGTCTCTACCCGGTGCACCGTGGCACGCAGATAGCCGTTGGTTGCCAACTCCAGCAGTTCACCGATGTTAACCACAAAGCTTTCTTCAAGCGGTTCGGCGTCAACCCAGCGCCCTTCGTCAACTTCAACCTGCAGACCTTTCTGCCGGTCCTGCAGCAAAAAACTGAGAAAACCGGAGTCTTTATGGGCGCCCACCCCTTGCCCGCTGTCGGTAGCATCCCGCCCCGGGTAACGGATCAGTTTGATATGTTCATTGGGTTTATCGCCGTAGAGCGAGTCAAATGCCTGCTCCGGCAACGAAAGCGCCAGCGCGAAGGCGCGCAACAGTCGCAGCGACATGGCGGTCATCGCCTGCTGCCACTGCAACAGTAACGGTTTGAGTGCGGGCAACGCCTCAGGCCATTGATTCGGCCCCTGTAAACGCGCCCATCGCGGAGTCTCATTGGCCAGTTGCAACGCAGGACGCTCCGCGCCGATATCGAACTGTTCGCGCCAGTCCGGCTGTCCGCGCGTCAATTCGGCCGCCGCTCG is part of the Serratia quinivorans genome and encodes:
- the cbs gene encoding Putative cystathionine beta-synthase Rv1077, which produces MAIPHSVIDMIGNTPMLELTGFDTGPCRLFVKLENQNPGGSIKDRVALSMIEQAERDGSLQPGGTIIEATAGNTGLGLALVAALKGYKLLLVVPDKMSREKIFHLRALGVEVLLTRSDVGKGHPAYYQDYAKRLASEIPGAFYIDQFNNPANPAAHSRTTAPELWQQMEHQVDAIVVGVGSGGTLGGLSHYFAEVSPQTEFVLADPAGSILADYLDNGQIGEAGSWLVEGIGEDFVPPLSDFNQVRNAYRIGDAEAFTTARDLLRKEGVLAGSSTGTLLAAALRYCQAQTEPKRVVTFVCDSGNKYLSKMYNDHWMLEQDLLSKPQHGDLRDLIAYRHDEGAAVSVASEDTLAIVHARMRLYDISQLPVLEGDRVIGLIDEWDLLNAVQADAKHFSLPASHAMTHSVKTLQKEASYQDLLATFNHGHVAVVLDGERFLGLITRTDVLNAWRQKLR
- the metC_1 gene encoding Cystathionine beta-lyase, giving the protein MAKFDTLTVHAGYTPDATGAVMPAIYATSTYAQPAPGEHTGYEYSRSANPTRTALESAIAELESGSRGYAFASGLAACSTVLELLDQGSHLVAVDDLYGGTYRLLEKVRSRTAGLRVTYVSPADIAALEQAIEPDTKMIWVETPTNPLLKLADLGAIAAIAKKHDLISVADNTFASPYIQRPLELGFDVVVHSATKYLNGHSDVVAGVAAVGSNPELAEQLGFLQNAVGGILDPFSSFLTLRGIRTLALRMERHSNSALRIAQWLESQPQVEEVYYPGLPSHPQHALAAKQMSSFGGMISVRLKGDDAFARRVIKRSKLFTLAESLGGVESLISQPFSMTHASIPLEQRLKTGITPQLLRLSVGIEDADDLIADLQQALAE
- the efe gene encoding 2-oxoglutarate-dependent ethylene/succinate-forming enzyme produces the protein MTPPLTLKTLPQLSLSQLDGDRRQRQAFLDGLREAARDVGFFYLRGHGVDNRLNAQLQQHARQFFALPEADKLAVQMVHSPHFRGYNRAAAELTRGQPDWREQFDIGAERPALQLANETPRWARLQGPNQWPEALPALKPLLLQWQQAMTAMSLRLLRAFALALSLPEQAFDSLYGDKPNEHIKLIRYPGRDATDSGQGVGAHKDSGFLSFLLQDRQKGLQVEVDEGRWVDAEPLEESFVVNIGELLELATNGYLRATVHRVETPPAGSERLSIAFFLGARLDAVVPLYQLPAHLAAEARGPASDPHNPLLRDVGFNYLKGRIRSHPDVAQRYYQDVVA